Proteins encoded together in one Rhodospirillaceae bacterium window:
- a CDS encoding nucleotidyltransferase family protein, with protein sequence MEGIFFCYSPTMTDLISAALANPINRAILTRLPMLGAPDAWLVAGSIYQAYWNALGGQPVTAGVKDYDIFYYDPSDLSYEAEDAVVRRAAMVFADLDGLIDLKNQARVHLWYKDRFGADWPPVASAKESIGRFQVRCTCVGLQPKADGTLELHAPYGLDELTRGELRANLNCPNAAGITAKSESYRERWPWLRIV encoded by the coding sequence ATGGAAGGGATCTTTTTTTGCTATTCTCCCACCATGACCGATCTCATCAGCGCCGCCCTCGCCAACCCCATCAACCGCGCCATCCTGACCCGGCTGCCCATGCTGGGTGCCCCGGATGCCTGGTTGGTCGCGGGCAGCATCTACCAGGCCTATTGGAATGCGCTGGGCGGTCAGCCGGTGACGGCCGGCGTCAAGGATTACGACATCTTCTATTACGACCCCAGCGACCTCTCCTATGAAGCGGAGGATGCGGTGGTGAGGCGGGCAGCGATGGTCTTTGCCGATCTCGACGGGCTCATCGACCTCAAGAACCAGGCCCGGGTCCATCTCTGGTACAAGGACCGCTTCGGCGCGGATTGGCCGCCGGTCGCCTCGGCGAAGGAATCGATCGGCCGCTTCCAGGTGCGCTGCACCTGCGTGGGCCTGCAGCCCAAAGCCGACGGCACATTGGAACTACACGCACCCTACGGCCTCGACGAGCTCACCCGCGGCGAGCTTCGCGCCAACCTGAATTGTCCGAATGCCGCCGGCATAACCGCCAAGTCAGAGAGCTACCGGGAAAGGTGGCCCTGGCTCAGGATCGTCTAG
- a CDS encoding flagellar basal body L-ring protein FlgH, translating to MAHASKHRSIALTLTLSTLLSTSLLGGCGNMIDRVAGIGNEPKMDPIENPQADPNYQPVSLPMPSPMADVRQPNSLWRQGSRAFFKDQRAGKVGDILTVVIEIDDEAKLDNKTDQNRDGSNSAGLDNLLGYETMLADIFPDGIDAGNLVNSDSASTTTGSGSVDRSEAIKLRIAAVITQVMPNGNMVLTGTQQVRVNYELRELTVGGVIRPEDISNVNEIPYDKIAEARIAYGGKGTLSDVQQPRYGQQVYDIFFSF from the coding sequence ATGGCCCACGCGTCCAAACATCGCAGCATCGCCCTCACCCTCACCTTGTCGACATTGCTCAGCACCAGCCTGCTCGGCGGTTGCGGCAACATGATCGACCGTGTGGCGGGTATCGGCAACGAGCCCAAGATGGATCCGATCGAGAATCCGCAGGCCGATCCCAATTACCAGCCGGTGAGCCTGCCGATGCCGTCGCCGATGGCCGATGTGCGCCAGCCAAATTCGCTCTGGCGCCAGGGCAGCCGCGCATTCTTCAAGGACCAGCGCGCCGGCAAGGTGGGCGACATCCTCACCGTGGTGATCGAGATCGACGACGAGGCCAAGCTCGACAACAAGACCGACCAGAATCGCGACGGCAGCAACAGCGCCGGCCTCGACAACCTGCTCGGCTATGAAACCATGCTGGCCGACATCTTCCCCGACGGAATCGATGCTGGCAACCTCGTGAACTCTGACAGCGCCTCGACCACCACGGGCTCCGGCTCGGTCGATCGATCCGAGGCGATCAAGCTGCGCATCGCCGCCGTCATCACCCAGGTCATGCCCAACGGCAACATGGTTCTGACCGGGACCCAGCAGGTGCGCGTCAATTATGAATTGCGCGAGCTGACCGTGGGCGGCGTCATCCGCCCCGAGGACATCTCCAACGTCAACGAAATCCCCTATGACAAAATCGCCGAGGCGCGCATCGCCTATGGCGGCAAAGGCACCTTGTCCGACGTCCAGCAGCCCCGCTATGGGCAGCAGGTCTACGACATCTTCTTCTCGTTCTAG
- the flgA gene encoding flagellar basal body P-ring formation protein FlgA, which yields MTYRQGLLSNAMGLAFTAAALSFPGAAGADTLASIPYAEETTWEMTAEEMAEGLRLRSNIMVDDEVVRLGDLFMESLSVGDTPIAQAPAPGQTLSFDARFLSQLARAYHLDWRPDSKFEKVLVGRISHKVDAAMVLDSLALAIRDRSGNEARMELVLDGGDVEFILPTSVQGSVGVRNLQFDANSQRFAATLIVPADGPTALQRKVSGSIYETIDIPVLNHAMGAGSTVQEADLQWISIRTDRLIGNVITDARQLIGMTTKRPLRTSQMLRGSDLVMTPAIRKNSLVTLALQSGQMNLTVTGKALEDAAVGQSIRVVNVNSKKELTGIVRDPSTIVVPVAGQLTLN from the coding sequence ATGACCTACCGTCAGGGATTGCTTAGCAATGCCATGGGTTTGGCCTTCACAGCCGCGGCCCTCTCCTTCCCGGGTGCCGCCGGTGCCGACACCTTGGCCAGCATCCCATATGCCGAAGAGACCACCTGGGAGATGACCGCCGAGGAAATGGCCGAGGGCCTGCGCCTGCGCAGCAACATCATGGTCGATGACGAAGTGGTGCGGCTGGGCGATCTGTTCATGGAATCCCTTTCGGTCGGCGACACGCCGATCGCACAGGCGCCGGCGCCGGGCCAGACCCTGTCCTTCGACGCGCGGTTCCTGAGCCAGCTCGCCCGCGCCTATCATCTCGACTGGCGGCCGGATTCCAAGTTCGAAAAAGTGCTCGTCGGCCGCATCAGCCACAAGGTCGATGCCGCCATGGTGCTGGACTCGCTTGCGCTCGCCATTCGCGACCGCTCGGGCAACGAGGCGCGCATGGAGCTGGTGCTGGATGGTGGCGATGTCGAATTCATCCTGCCCACCAGCGTGCAGGGGTCAGTCGGCGTCCGAAACCTTCAATTCGATGCGAACAGCCAGCGATTTGCCGCAACCTTGATCGTGCCGGCTGATGGCCCCACCGCCCTGCAACGCAAGGTCTCGGGATCGATTTACGAAACCATCGACATTCCGGTCCTCAACCATGCGATGGGCGCCGGCTCGACAGTGCAGGAAGCCGATCTGCAATGGATCTCAATACGCACCGATCGCCTGATCGGCAATGTCATCACCGACGCGCGGCAATTGATCGGCATGACGACAAAGCGTCCCCTGCGCACCAGCCAGATGCTGCGCGGCAGCGATCTGGTCATGACCCCGGCCATTCGCAAGAACAGCCTGGTCACCCTGGCGCTTCAATCCGGGCAGATGAACCTCACCGTGACCGGCAAGGCTCTTGAAGACGCAGCCGTAGGCCAGTCGATCCGTGTCGTCAACGTCAACAGCAAGAAGGAGCTGACCGGCATCGTGCGCGATCCGAGCACGATCGTGGTCCCGGTCGCCGGCCAGCTCACCTTGAATTGA